One segment of Alnus glutinosa chromosome 2, dhAlnGlut1.1, whole genome shotgun sequence DNA contains the following:
- the LOC133861129 gene encoding pentatricopeptide repeat-containing protein At3g22150, chloroplastic, which translates to MASSSALPLPLSSTPSPPTHLPNTNNSTRSTPTISPSMLKPIKAPTLRSRLSKLCQEGQPHLARQLLDTIPKPTTVLWNAVIIGFVCNNMPQEALFLYGRMKNSSLATKCDAYTYSSTLKACAETRNLMLGKAVHCHFIRCQSNPSRIVYNSLLNMYCTCLSTLDDDRVHYVGSDSPKYDLVRKVFDTMRKRNVIAWNTMVSWYVRTEQNVEAFKQFRMMIKMGIKPSAVSFVNVFPAIWKLEDFKNANILYGMLLKLGSEYVNDLFVVSSAIFMYSELGFLDMAKKIFDCCLERNTEVWNTMIGGYVQNNCPVEGIGLFLEAIESEHTVLDDVTFLSALTAVSQLQYLKLAQQLHAFILKNLSVLPVIILNAIIVMYSRCNSVETSFKIFHKMLERDVVSWNTMVSALVQNGLDDEGLMLVYEMQKQGFLIDYVTVTALLSAASNLRNKDIGKQIHAYLTRHGIQFEGMESYLIDMYAKSGLIRTAQLLFEKTFTHDRDQATWNAMIAGYTQNGLTNQAFVVFRKMLEQNVIPNAVTIASVLPACNPMGRIDLGKQLHGYCVRHYLDQNVYVGTALVDMYSKSGSVTYAENVFIRTPEKNSVTCTTMILSYGQHGMGERALSLFYSMQGSGIKPDAITFVAVMSACSYAGLVGEGLKIFESMEKEFNIQPSTEHYCCVADMLGRVGRVVEAYEFVEGLGEEANVLEIWGSLLGACRIHEQFELGRVVAGKLLEMETVNGMTGYHVLASNMYAEEGNWEDVDKLRKQMREKGLRKETGYSWIETAGFVNSFVSRDRKHPQCDEIYYILKSLAMEMKDAGYRPCLASNADGISEFVDIFGI; encoded by the coding sequence ATGGCCTCTTCTTCTGCTCTTCCTCTCCCGCTGTCCTCCACTCCCTCTCCTCCCACTCACCTCCCCAACACCAACAACAGCACCCGCTCTACCCCAACCATCTCACCATCAATGCTAAAGCCCATCAAAGCCCCTACCCTTCGCTCCCGCCTCAGCAAACTCTGTCAAGAAGGCCAACCCCATCTTGCCCGCCAACTACTCGACACGATTCCCAAACCAACCACTGTTCTCTGGAACGCTGTCATCATTGGCTTTGTCTGTAACAACATGCCCCAGGAAGCTCTTTTTCTCTACGGCCGGATGAAGAATTCATCTCTAGCCACCAAATGTGATGCCTACACTTACTCTTCCACTCTCAAAGCCTGCGCTGAAACACGCAACTTAATGCTTGGTAAAGCCGTACATTGCCATTTTATTCGGTGCCAATCGAATCCCAGTAGGATTGTATATAATTCGCTTTTGAACATGTACTGTACGTGTTTGAGCACACTCGATGATGACAGAGTTCACTATGTAGGTTCTGATTCTCCAAAGTATGATTTGGTACGTAAAGTGTTTGATACAATGCGCAAGAGAAATGTAATTGCTTGGAATACTATGGTGTCATGGTATGTAAGGACGGAGCAAAATGTGGAAGCATTTAAGCAATTTAGGATGATGATAAAAATGGGAATAAAACCGAGTGCCGTGAGCTTTGTAAATGTCTTTCCGGCTATTTGGAAGCTCGAAGACTTTAAGAATGCGAATATTCTTTATGGAATGCTCCTTAAGTTGGGAAGTGAATATGTCAATGACTTGTTTGTTGTGAGTTCAGCTATATTCATGTATTCTGAGCTTGGTTTCCTTGATATGgctaaaaagatatttgattgtTGTTTGGAGAGGAATACAGAAGTTTGGAACACTATGATTGGTGGTTATGTTCAGAATAACTGTCCCGTTGAAGGAATCGGTCTCTTCCTTGAAGCCATAGAATCAGAACACACTGTTCTCGATGATGTAACTTTTCTTTCAGCTTTGACTGCAGTTTCGCAGTTGCAGTACTTGAAATTGGCTCAACAGCTACATGCTTTTATACTTAAGAATTTATCAGTGTTACCTGTTATTATACTGAATGCAATTATTGTCATGTATTCAAGGTGCAACTCTGTTGAGACCTCGTTCAAAATTTTTCATAAGATGCTGGAAAGGGATGTTGTTTCATGGAATACTATGGTTTCTGCTCTAGTACAGAATGGGTTAGATGATGAAGGGTTGATGCTTGTCTATGAAATGCAGAAGCAAGGATTCCTGATTGATTATGTAACAGTGACAGCTCTTCTTTCAGCAGCTTCAAATCTCAGGAACAAAGATATCGGGAAGCAGATCCATGCTTATCTAACTAGGCATGGAATACAATTTGAGGGAATGGAGAGTTATCTTATAGACATGTATGCTAAATCTGGTTTAATTAGGACTGCACAATTACTGTTTGAGAAAACCTTTACCCATGATAGAGACCAGGCCACGTGGAATGCTATGATTGCTGGGTACACACAAAATGGTCTCACTAATCAAGCTTTTGTTGTCTTTAGGAAGATGCTCGAGCAGAATGTAATACCCAATGCTGTAACGATAGCATCAGTTCTCCCAGCTTGTAATCCAATGGGGAGAATAGATTTAGGGAAGCAGCTCCATGGATACTGTGTACGCCACTATCTAGACCAAAATGTCTATGTGGGAACTGCTTTAGTTGATATGTATTCCAAATCTGGTTCAGTCACTTACGCTGAAAATGTGTTTATTAGGACACCTGAGAAGAATTCTGTCACATGCACCACAATGATATTGAGCTATGGTCAGCATGGGATGGGCGAGAGAGCTCTCTCTTTGTTTTACTCAATGCAGGGATCTGGTATTAAACCTGATGCCATCACCTTTGTTGCGGTCATGTCTGCTTGCAGTTATGCTGGTTTGGTTGGTGAAGGACTTAAAATATTTGAGTCTATGGAAAAAGAATTTAATATTCAACCCTCAACTGAGCACTATTGTTGTGTTGCTGACATGTTAGGGAGAGTTGGAAGGGTTGTTGAAGCCTACGAGTTTGTTGAAGGATTGGGTGAAGAGGCAAATGTGCTAGAAATTTGGGGATCACTTCTTGGGGCTTGCAGAATTCATGAACAGTTTGAATTGGGAAGAGTTGTTGCTGGGAAGTTGCTCGAAATGGAGACTGTAAATGGCATGACGGGCTACCATGTTTTGGCCTCAAATATGTATGCAGAGGAAGGAAACTGGGAAGATGTTGATAAATTGAGGAAACAAATGAGGGAAAAAGGTTTGAGGAAGGAGACAGGATATAGTTGGATCGAGACTGCTGGATTTGTGAACAGTTTTGTGTCTAGGGATAGAAAGCACCCTCAATGTGATgagatatattatattttaaaaagtttggcTATGGAGATGAAAGATGCTGGTTATAGACCTTGTCTTGCTTCCAATGCAGATGGGATCTCGGAATTTGTTGACATCTTTGGAATATAA